A DNA window from Halopelagius inordinatus contains the following coding sequences:
- a CDS encoding ABC transporter permease: MLLILMGIFTITSDVFLTYNNLVGNVMMNSMILLLVALAGTFPILQQSIDLSVASIVSLSGVVTALLINDYQLGLLALLVGVLAGTGVGLLNGVVFAKGKIPSFLVTLGSLSIFSGSALLMTGGYSVPFNASGIRQIAIGNTIPNVPNLVIWGLVVYVLVSLLAWKTTFGRYTYALGENERVADFSGVDVDRYKIGAFVVSGTLCGLAGVLLTARISSATPGMGEGLLLQSIAAIVMGGTALTGGVGGPHRTILGVMVIGVLTNGMNLLGIQSFVQEIILGFVVIFAVAMSMDRDKIEIVK, translated from the coding sequence ATGCTGTTGATACTGATGGGTATCTTCACAATCACGTCGGATGTGTTCTTGACCTACAACAACCTGGTCGGGAACGTGATGATGAACAGCATGATTCTGCTGCTTGTCGCCCTCGCCGGGACGTTCCCCATCCTCCAGCAGAGTATCGACCTGTCCGTCGCCTCTATCGTCTCGCTGTCGGGCGTCGTCACTGCGTTACTTATCAACGATTATCAGCTTGGCCTGCTCGCTCTCTTGGTGGGCGTCCTCGCGGGGACGGGCGTCGGCTTGTTGAACGGCGTCGTGTTCGCGAAGGGAAAGATTCCCTCCTTCCTCGTCACGTTGGGTTCGCTGTCCATCTTCAGTGGATCGGCCCTGTTGATGACCGGTGGCTACTCGGTACCGTTTAACGCATCGGGTATCAGACAGATTGCCATCGGTAACACCATCCCCAATGTCCCCAACCTTGTCATCTGGGGTCTGGTTGTCTACGTGTTGGTGTCGCTGCTAGCGTGGAAGACAACGTTCGGGCGATACACGTACGCCCTTGGCGAGAACGAGCGGGTTGCCGACTTCTCGGGCGTGGACGTCGACCGGTACAAGATCGGCGCGTTCGTCGTCTCGGGGACGCTCTGTGGTCTTGCCGGCGTCCTGCTGACCGCACGCATCTCCTCGGCGACGCCGGGCATGGGTGAGGGTCTGCTCCTCCAGTCTATCGCGGCCATCGTGATGGGCGGCACCGCGCTGACCGGCGGTGTCGGCGGTCCGCACCGGACGATTCTCGGCGTGATGGTCATCGGCGTGCTGACCAACGGGATGAACCTGCTGGGCATCCAGTCGTTTGTTCAAGAGATCATCCTCGGGTTCGTCGTCATCTTCGCTGTCGCGATGTCGATGGACCGTGACAAGATCGAAATCGTGAAATGA
- a CDS encoding cyclase family protein, whose product MSDDNKLSNALSALVDSEVVDLSQTLEEGMPVVPTHARYGHTLYESYEQGDVACHYRLTLGEHTGTHMDAPLHFIAEGDAHNDIASIDLDSLIGRAATIDVADIERNATVPVERIEQWETKHGDLREDDRVLFRFGWDRHWATGSDGTQYMADWPGLSEKAAEYLTDTGIALVGCDTAAIDVAHDESFPAHYELLGNETYIVENLTSLDELPPFSLLVTLPLKIEDGSGSPIRAVAIVD is encoded by the coding sequence ATGAGCGACGACAACAAGCTATCGAATGCGCTCAGCGCGCTCGTCGATAGTGAGGTCGTTGACCTCTCCCAGACACTCGAAGAGGGAATGCCCGTCGTTCCCACCCACGCCCGTTACGGCCATACACTGTATGAATCCTACGAACAGGGGGATGTTGCCTGCCATTATCGGTTGACGCTCGGTGAACACACCGGGACGCACATGGATGCCCCGCTCCACTTTATCGCAGAGGGCGACGCACACAACGATATCGCGTCTATCGATCTCGACAGCCTCATCGGTCGGGCGGCAACCATCGATGTCGCAGATATCGAGCGAAATGCCACCGTCCCCGTCGAACGCATCGAGCAGTGGGAAACAAAACATGGAGATCTCAGGGAGGATGATCGCGTCCTCTTCCGGTTTGGCTGGGATCGCCACTGGGCCACTGGCTCTGACGGCACCCAGTACATGGCCGACTGGCCAGGACTCTCCGAGAAAGCGGCCGAATATCTCACCGATACTGGAATCGCCCTCGTCGGCTGTGACACTGCCGCTATCGATGTGGCACACGACGAGTCGTTCCCCGCGCACTACGAACTACTAGGGAACGAGACATACATCGTAGAGAATCTCACGAGTCTCGACGAACTTCCACCGTTCTCCTTGCTGGTCACCCTCCCACTCAAGATTGAGGATGGCTCCGGATCACCCATCCGGGCCGTCGCCATCGTCGACTAA
- a CDS encoding ABC transporter ATP-binding protein produces the protein MSESKPTSTDETRSGTASANEDINVQIEDVTKVFQNDEGNDIVAVEDLDIDIRRGEFLVFVGPSGCGKTTSLRMVAGLETPTEGKIRIEDEDVTGYDPRERGIAMVFQNYALYPHMTVAENMSFPLRIRNYPSDEIDDRVDEAAELLEIDDLLDRKPSQLSGGQQQRVALGRAIVREPSVFLMDEPLSNLDAKLRVQMRTELNEIHQRVGKTTIYVTHDQAEAMTLGDRVAVLNDGTLQQIGPPQYLYDNPVNRFVAGFIGEPPMNFLPVSIRETNDGYDAVGEFFEFELPRDVVRDIDEWDGSLDHVTLGVRPEDLSNLSVLDHDEYTENSTLDASVKVVEPMGSDKFLTLTSPTDDTTEFSARVSPESTVAPGESISLAANLEKIHLFDERTGENITY, from the coding sequence ATGAGTGAATCCAAACCGACGTCGACAGACGAGACGAGAAGTGGTACCGCCAGTGCGAACGAGGACATCAACGTCCAGATAGAGGACGTCACGAAGGTGTTCCAAAACGACGAGGGCAACGATATCGTCGCCGTCGAGGACCTCGATATCGACATCCGCCGCGGCGAGTTCCTCGTGTTCGTGGGTCCCTCCGGGTGCGGCAAGACCACGTCGCTGCGGATGGTCGCCGGCTTAGAGACGCCGACGGAGGGGAAAATCCGCATCGAAGACGAAGACGTGACCGGCTACGACCCCCGCGAACGGGGTATCGCGATGGTGTTCCAAAACTACGCGCTGTACCCCCACATGACGGTCGCAGAGAACATGTCGTTCCCGCTCCGCATCCGGAACTACCCGTCCGACGAGATAGACGACCGCGTCGACGAAGCGGCCGAACTGCTGGAGATAGACGACCTGCTCGACCGGAAGCCGTCACAGCTCTCTGGCGGCCAACAACAGCGCGTCGCTCTCGGGCGCGCCATCGTCCGCGAACCGTCCGTGTTCCTGATGGACGAACCGCTCTCGAACCTCGACGCGAAGCTCCGGGTTCAGATGCGGACGGAACTCAACGAGATACACCAGCGTGTCGGGAAGACGACGATTTACGTCACGCACGACCAAGCTGAGGCGATGACGCTCGGTGACCGTGTCGCCGTGTTGAACGACGGGACACTCCAACAGATCGGTCCGCCGCAGTACCTCTACGACAATCCGGTGAATCGGTTCGTCGCGGGGTTCATCGGGGAACCGCCGATGAACTTCCTCCCGGTGTCGATTCGGGAGACGAACGACGGCTACGACGCCGTCGGGGAGTTCTTCGAGTTCGAACTCCCCCGGGACGTCGTTCGGGACATAGACGAGTGGGACGGTTCGCTCGACCACGTCACCCTCGGCGTCCGTCCGGAAGACCTGAGCAACCTGTCCGTTCTGGACCACGACGAGTACACCGAAAACAGCACGCTCGACGCCTCCGTGAAAGTCGTCGAGCCGATGGGGTCCGACAAGTTCCTCACGCTGACGTCGCCGACCGACGACACCACGGAGTTCAGCGCGCGCGTCTCGCCCGAGAGCACCGTCGCTCCGGGCGAGTCGATATCGCTCGCCGCCAACCTCGAGAAGATACACCTGTTCGACGAACGGACGGGCGAGAACATCACCTACTAA
- a CDS encoding carbohydrate ABC transporter permease — translation MSTPDETYERISYDRKQGFWDIVESPKVVHFVLALAVLTVIVPIFWEVLTSLKTNEAVYNLNYFPRDPTLSSYYQVLIGESYWRAVLNSIIISSATTIAVITLAVPAGYAFSRYRFRGDNVLFIGVLFSRLFPPIGLIVPYYQIMSWLGLLNTLPGIIIAQTYLWLPLMIYIMRNFFMSIPQDLDESARVDGCTQLQAFRKIALPLALPGVAACSILTFLYSWREFLFSLIVTTDLQSMPISVAVYQFVGDVSVQWASLAAASIIAIIPTILVVVFFQRYIVSGLTAGALKE, via the coding sequence ATGAGCACACCAGACGAAACCTACGAACGGATCAGTTACGACAGAAAACAGGGCTTTTGGGACATCGTGGAGAGTCCGAAAGTCGTCCACTTCGTGTTGGCTCTGGCGGTCTTGACCGTCATCGTCCCGATATTCTGGGAGGTGCTCACCTCGCTGAAGACCAACGAGGCGGTGTACAACCTCAACTACTTCCCGCGGGACCCGACGCTCTCGTCGTACTATCAGGTGCTCATCGGTGAGAGCTACTGGCGGGCGGTGCTGAACAGCATCATCATCTCGTCCGCGACGACGATAGCCGTGATAACGCTCGCTGTGCCGGCGGGGTACGCGTTCAGTCGGTACCGATTCCGGGGCGACAACGTGCTTTTCATCGGCGTGTTGTTCTCCCGGCTGTTCCCCCCTATCGGACTGATCGTCCCGTACTACCAGATCATGTCTTGGCTCGGCCTGTTGAACACGCTGCCGGGCATCATCATCGCACAGACCTACCTCTGGTTGCCGCTGATGATCTACATCATGCGGAACTTCTTCATGTCGATTCCGCAGGACCTAGACGAGTCGGCGCGCGTGGACGGCTGTACGCAACTGCAGGCGTTCCGGAAGATAGCGCTCCCGTTGGCGCTCCCCGGGGTCGCGGCGTGCTCGATACTGACGTTCCTCTACTCGTGGCGTGAGTTCCTGTTTTCGCTCATCGTCACGACGGACCTCCAGTCGATGCCGATATCGGTCGCCGTCTACCAGTTCGTCGGCGACGTCTCCGTGCAGTGGGCGTCGCTCGCGGCCGCGAGCATCATCGCCATCATCCCCACCATCCTCGTGGTGGTGTTCTTCCAGCGGTACATCGTCAGCGGACTGACCGCGGGAGCGCTGAAAGAATGA
- a CDS encoding carbohydrate ABC transporter permease, whose product MSLESETRFTTPDTRYEKLRHRLSQFANDHILLVLLGPALLVITAIFVYPVFYLFQQSLYLTIPGAVERFVGLDNFVTMFQASAFWDYFVNTLVYSFGSLAISLGSGLILALAINHVAHSRLRDAYSTLLMFSWAIPLAVVALIWKWMFTGNELGFFNMVMLDLGLISNPIAWLATPEFAMLAVTLTDAWARMPFAMLLLLAGLQSIPQHMYDAAKVDGATTFQTFRAITIQYLRPYIAIVALINWMFAFRAFAVVFPMTSGGPGTSTTIFSIHIYREGMINFNYGYASAVAVFIIGITLVVATFYVTKVMGGMEGQ is encoded by the coding sequence ATGTCCCTCGAATCAGAGACCCGGTTCACCACTCCCGACACGAGGTACGAGAAGCTACGCCACCGCCTCTCTCAGTTCGCGAACGACCACATCCTGCTGGTCCTTTTGGGACCCGCGCTCTTGGTCATCACGGCGATATTCGTCTATCCCGTGTTCTACCTCTTCCAGCAGTCGCTGTACCTGACGATTCCCGGCGCAGTCGAGCGGTTCGTGGGGCTCGATAACTTCGTCACCATGTTCCAGGCGTCGGCGTTCTGGGACTACTTCGTGAACACGCTCGTCTACTCGTTCGGCTCTCTGGCCATCAGCCTCGGGAGCGGTCTGATACTCGCACTCGCGATCAACCACGTGGCTCACTCCAGACTGCGGGACGCGTACTCGACTCTCTTGATGTTCTCGTGGGCGATTCCGCTGGCCGTCGTCGCCCTCATCTGGAAGTGGATGTTCACCGGCAACGAACTCGGCTTCTTCAACATGGTGATGCTGGACTTGGGACTCATCTCCAATCCCATCGCCTGGTTGGCGACGCCCGAATTCGCGATGCTCGCGGTCACGTTGACCGACGCGTGGGCCCGAATGCCGTTCGCGATGCTGCTGTTGTTGGCCGGGTTGCAGTCCATCCCCCAACACATGTACGACGCGGCGAAAGTCGACGGCGCGACGACGTTCCAGACGTTCCGCGCGATTACGATTCAGTATCTGCGTCCGTACATCGCCATCGTCGCGTTGATAAACTGGATGTTCGCGTTCCGCGCGTTCGCCGTCGTCTTCCCGATGACGTCGGGCGGACCCGGAACGTCTACGACCATCTTCAGCATCCACATCTACCGTGAGGGTATGATCAACTTCAACTACGGTTACGCCTCCGCCGTCGCCGTGTTCATCATCGGCATCACGCTCGTGGTCGCGACGTTCTACGTGACCAAGGTCATGGGAGGCATGGAAGGACAATGA
- a CDS encoding ABC transporter substrate-binding protein: protein MARDRMPDRRDVIKATATAGILGLAGCSGIGGGGGGGGGGGGGGSSGGGSSEFIEQASSIGFEENWQDRRLTSLDEWSLEKRQAIPDEGNRADSSAWAESEAVQSAPWQPPEGWDETAAGDIEEIQLLNFGSLEYDPATVAAHGMFEDRTGITINPLEITVDQAIPKETAFLQADEAKPEAFQVVVTDSMSSFAEAGHLQPVGPLFADSSMWDPIQPVGQQTLNYNDSLYGGPAYLEGDLVHVNVGMLEDQGIDQSVIDSITNGEWSWDDLETCMQAFEGTGAYAWAYRGASRTYTMRDFNKHYYQAGGEFVNDDGTVTVNDEAGYYTLNKMVEWLDNGWVPDSVVNFGQGDLADGFTSGQFAMVPVYGDLTAQAEAEFGDDYQPTLTPEGGSDAPSPTRAGLSSPNAVGLNVNAPDAAKLATMIYMDARISQPAAWWEFVVEGNQSWHTSVYEEASETGAALYPDIRGQQAKLNKAEVFPQQRSIKQNISQECQQAISGSKSPEEALDAAQDYIDTVLDQ from the coding sequence ATGGCAAGAGATCGCATGCCAGATCGGAGAGACGTGATTAAAGCGACTGCGACGGCCGGGATTCTCGGCCTCGCGGGCTGTAGCGGCATCGGAGGCGGTGGCGGCGGGGGCGGTGGCGGCGGCGGTGGTGGTTCGTCCGGCGGCGGTTCGAGCGAGTTCATAGAGCAGGCGAGCAGCATCGGATTCGAGGAGAACTGGCAAGATAGGCGTCTGACATCGCTCGACGAGTGGAGCCTCGAAAAGCGACAGGCGATTCCGGACGAGGGGAATCGCGCCGATTCGAGCGCGTGGGCCGAGTCCGAAGCGGTCCAGTCGGCACCGTGGCAGCCTCCCGAGGGATGGGACGAGACGGCCGCCGGAGACATCGAGGAGATTCAGCTCCTCAACTTCGGTTCCTTGGAGTACGACCCGGCGACGGTGGCGGCCCACGGTATGTTCGAAGACCGGACGGGAATCACCATCAATCCGCTCGAAATCACCGTCGATCAGGCGATTCCGAAGGAGACGGCGTTCCTCCAAGCCGACGAGGCGAAACCCGAGGCGTTCCAGGTCGTCGTGACCGACTCGATGTCCTCGTTCGCGGAGGCGGGTCACCTTCAGCCGGTCGGTCCGTTGTTCGCCGACAGCTCGATGTGGGACCCGATTCAGCCCGTCGGACAGCAGACCCTGAACTACAACGACAGCCTCTACGGCGGGCCCGCCTACCTCGAAGGCGACCTCGTCCACGTCAACGTCGGGATGCTCGAAGACCAGGGCATCGACCAGTCGGTCATCGACAGCATCACCAACGGCGAGTGGTCGTGGGACGACCTGGAGACGTGCATGCAGGCGTTCGAGGGAACGGGCGCGTACGCGTGGGCGTACCGCGGGGCGTCTCGAACGTACACGATGCGCGACTTCAACAAGCATTACTACCAAGCCGGCGGCGAGTTCGTCAACGACGACGGAACCGTCACGGTCAACGACGAAGCCGGATACTACACCCTCAACAAGATGGTCGAGTGGCTCGACAACGGCTGGGTTCCGGACTCGGTGGTCAACTTCGGGCAGGGGGACTTGGCCGACGGCTTCACCTCGGGGCAGTTCGCCATGGTTCCGGTGTACGGCGACCTGACCGCACAGGCGGAAGCCGAGTTCGGCGACGACTACCAGCCGACGCTGACGCCCGAGGGCGGCTCCGACGCCCCGAGCCCGACGCGTGCGGGTCTCTCGTCGCCCAACGCGGTGGGTCTCAACGTGAACGCGCCGGACGCCGCGAAACTGGCAACCATGATATACATGGACGCGCGCATCTCTCAGCCCGCCGCGTGGTGGGAGTTCGTCGTCGAAGGCAACCAGTCGTGGCACACGTCCGTCTACGAGGAAGCGTCCGAAACCGGGGCCGCGCTCTACCCCGACATCCGCGGTCAGCAGGCCAAGCTCAACAAGGCGGAGGTGTTCCCACAGCAGCGTTCGATCAAGCAGAACATCAGCCAGGAGTGTCAGCAGGCCATCTCGGGATCGAAGTCCCCCGAGGAAGCGCTCGACGCGGCCCAAGACTACATCGACACGGTCCTCGACCAGTAA